The proteins below are encoded in one region of Apium graveolens cultivar Ventura chromosome 4, ASM990537v1, whole genome shotgun sequence:
- the LOC141720965 gene encoding organic cation/carnitine transporter 3-like, with protein MDDKNCATPLVSKAAEQDSSLEETIEECIGDFGWIQFLHVVLVSFVWTFDSQQTFITIFTDAQPTWHCLPGYSCSSNICFLPKNSWSWDKPMRSSIVSEWSHECDSSLITGLPTSSFYLGTLVGGFLLVSLADSSFGRKNTMLLSCMVMSISGILTTLSTNIWIYSVLRFISGFGKATMGTCSLVLSSELVGRKYRGQIGTIGFFFFTLGFLSLPAIAYLNKGSSWRTIYLWTCTPGLLYCFLVYLFVHESPRWLFIQGRKEDFLRTLQSIAPKNKGNILTLAAISNISAVDQKSETVNIYSSIKMLYERKWATRRLFAAMVVGFGIGLVYYGLPLVVENLNFNIYLSTVLNALSEFPATLVTYLLIGKAKRRNAVFILTTLCCICSLICVITASSRWKGVQVVMELVSFFSVCTAFDVLMIYTLELFPTCIRNSGVTIVRQMMVAGGAASPVLVGRGKGLVSYLVFGLTIGICGVFVMWLPETRGETSCDTLDEEERKESKRASTLPDNQDVLA; from the coding sequence ATGGATGATAAAAATTGTGCAACTCCACTAGTTTCAAAGGCAGCTGAGCAGGACTCATCACTAGAAGAGACAATTGAAGAATGCATAGGCGATTTCGGATGGATTCAGTTTCTCCATGTTGTGCTTGTATCTTTTGTCTGGACATTTGATTCACAACAAACATTCATCACCATCTTCACCGATGCACAACCAACATGGCACTGTCTTCCAGGCTATTCCTGCAGCTCAAATATCTGTTTTCTTCCGAAGAATTCTTGGTCTTGGGACAAGCCAATGCGGTCATCTATTGTATCAGAATGGTCCCATGAATGTGATAGCTCACTCATCACTGGTCTCCCAACTTCATCTTTCTACTTGGGCACCCTTGTAGGTGGCTTTCTTCTGGTATCATTAGCTGATTCATCTTTTGGTCGCAAAAACACCATGCTTTTATCATGCATGGTCATGTCGATTTCTGGAATACTCACCACTCTCTCCACCAACATTTGGATATACTCAGTCTTAAGGTTTATTTCAGGTTTTGGCAAGGCAACAATGGGTACTTGCTCACTTGTGCTATCTTCCGAACTTGTTGGGAGAAAATATAGAGGCCAGATTGGAACCATTGGCTTCTTTTTTTTCACACTCGGGTTTTTATCTTTGCCAGCTATAGCATATTTGAACAAAGGATCTTCGTGGAGAACAATATATTTATGGACTTGCACTCCCGGGTTGCTCTACTGCTTTCTCGTATATCTCTTTGTTCACGAGTCTCCCAGGTGGCTTTTTATTCAAGGACGAAAGGAAGATTTTCTAAGAACTCTACAAAGTATTGCTCCTAAAAATAAAGGTAATATCCTAACTTTAGCTGCCATTTCAAATATTTCAGCAGTCGACCAAAAATCTGAGACGGTGAATATCTACTCTTCCATTAAGATGTTGTATGAGAGAAAATGGGCGACACGAAGATTATTTGCAGCTATGGTCGTTGGGTTTGGAATTGGACTAGTATACTATGGCTTGCCATTAGTTGTTGAAAACTTGAATTTCAACATTTATTTGAGCACAGTCCTTAATGCATTGTCTGAGTTTCCTGCTACATTGGTCACTTATTTGCTTATAGGAAAAGCAAAAAGACGAAATGCAGTATTCATTTTAACTACGTTATGCTGCATCTGTAGCTTGATCTGTGTGATTACAGCTTCAAGTAGATGGAAAGGAGTTCAAGTTGTGATGGAACTAGTGTCCTTCTTTAGTGTATGTACAGCATTTGATGTGCTAATGATCTACACACTAGAGCTGTTTCCGACTTGTATCAGAAACTCGGGTGTAACGATAGTGAGACAAATGATGGTTGCTGGTGGTGCCGCTAGTCCAGTGTTGGTAGGAAGAGGAAAGGGCTTAGTTTCGTATTTAGTGTTTGGATTGACAATAGGGATTTGTGGGGTGTTTGTAATGTGGTTACCAGAGACTAGAGGTGAGACAAGTTGTGACACACTGGATGAGGAGGAAAGAAAGGAATCCAAAAGAGCATCTACATTACCAGATAATCAGGATGTTTTAGCCTGA